The following proteins come from a genomic window of Microbacterium lemovicicum:
- a CDS encoding transglutaminaseTgpA domain-containing protein encodes MTAPAPAALPRRRWILDVAASATLIVVALLGFWPTFAGPAFLPAALGGLVLGLGVAAVAAWRRWGILIITGLVLAAYIVFGGVLALPQTTLLGVVPTLDTLQRLALGTVTSWKQMLTTVAPVPASDGHLIVPFLLALVFGALTGSLALRLRQAAWALLPVGLLLMLVIALGTPDPAFPVLQGLVLAVVSMVWLALRQIWAPQNMAVSVGEVDPARAWRMRLRRLLAGVAVLAVAGGVGVAASAVAVPAEPRHVFRDVIIPPFNIRDYPSPLQAFRKNVRDEADETLFTVQGLPKGARMRTAVMDEFDGTVYNVTDGGPTTSSAFTPLRAGMSPDARGVPVTLKIAVDEYDAVWLPTAGALEDIRFDGDRADELRRATYVNAATGTTVTTSKLRAGDEYTVDAVIPATPEDDQLADVPFAAVPQSTQQNVPEELASLAAEIVANAETPIEQVRALETYLAEEGFFSHGLEGEVLSRAGHTSERMTTLFGGDQMIGDDEQYAVAMSLLAGELGIPARVVMGYYPDENQEGDAFFEAAGDDVHAWVEVDFAGVGWLAFDPTPPEDQVPNDQNTKPRVDPKPQVLQPPPPPQEPVDLPPTLPDDRESEDETVNLAGIIGTILLIAGISLAILALLLSPFIVIGVWKAARRRSRRTAARTADRISGGWDELTDRAVDYGARLTPGSTRTEEAASVVATLAVPQVTSLADRADADVFGPTDPTPDDVDAFWREVDEIVGGLGAGAGFWKRLRARISLRSLLSNTRMSDGVRTLRDAATARMRRESGTIGSSSTTPPAAPESETP; translated from the coding sequence ATGACCGCGCCCGCACCGGCGGCGCTTCCGCGTCGTCGCTGGATCCTGGATGTCGCGGCATCCGCCACGCTCATCGTCGTCGCCCTCCTCGGGTTCTGGCCGACCTTCGCCGGCCCGGCGTTCCTCCCGGCTGCCCTCGGGGGACTCGTCCTCGGGCTCGGCGTCGCTGCGGTGGCGGCCTGGCGTCGATGGGGCATCCTCATCATCACGGGACTCGTGCTGGCGGCGTACATCGTCTTCGGCGGCGTTCTCGCCCTCCCGCAGACCACCCTCCTCGGCGTCGTCCCCACCCTCGACACGCTGCAGAGGCTGGCCCTGGGCACGGTCACGTCGTGGAAGCAGATGCTGACCACGGTGGCACCGGTCCCGGCATCCGATGGTCATCTCATCGTGCCCTTCCTCCTGGCCCTCGTGTTCGGCGCGCTGACCGGCTCGCTGGCGCTCCGTCTGCGGCAGGCCGCATGGGCGCTCCTCCCCGTCGGTCTGCTGCTCATGCTCGTGATCGCCCTGGGCACGCCCGACCCGGCCTTCCCGGTGCTCCAAGGGCTGGTGCTCGCCGTCGTGAGCATGGTGTGGCTCGCGCTGCGTCAGATATGGGCGCCGCAGAACATGGCCGTGTCGGTCGGCGAGGTCGACCCGGCGCGCGCCTGGCGGATGCGCCTGCGCCGGCTGCTCGCCGGCGTGGCGGTGCTGGCGGTCGCCGGTGGCGTGGGCGTCGCCGCGAGTGCGGTCGCCGTTCCCGCGGAGCCCCGGCACGTGTTCCGCGACGTCATCATCCCGCCCTTCAACATCCGCGACTACCCGAGTCCGCTCCAGGCCTTCCGCAAGAACGTGCGCGACGAGGCAGACGAGACCCTGTTCACGGTGCAGGGTCTGCCGAAGGGCGCGCGCATGCGCACGGCGGTCATGGACGAGTTCGACGGCACGGTCTACAACGTCACCGACGGCGGCCCGACGACGTCGAGCGCGTTCACCCCGCTGCGCGCCGGCATGTCGCCGGACGCCCGCGGCGTGCCGGTCACGCTCAAGATCGCCGTCGACGAGTACGACGCGGTCTGGCTGCCCACGGCCGGAGCGCTGGAGGACATCCGCTTCGACGGCGACCGCGCCGACGAGCTGCGTCGCGCGACGTACGTGAACGCCGCGACCGGCACCACCGTGACGACCTCGAAGCTGCGGGCGGGTGACGAATACACCGTCGACGCGGTCATCCCCGCGACCCCCGAGGACGACCAGCTCGCCGACGTCCCCTTCGCCGCCGTCCCGCAGTCCACGCAGCAGAACGTCCCCGAGGAGCTGGCCTCGCTCGCAGCCGAGATCGTCGCCAACGCCGAGACCCCGATCGAGCAGGTGCGCGCGCTGGAGACCTATCTCGCGGAGGAGGGCTTCTTCAGCCACGGACTCGAGGGAGAGGTGCTCTCCCGCGCCGGCCACACCTCGGAGCGCATGACCACGCTGTTCGGCGGCGATCAGATGATCGGCGACGACGAGCAGTACGCCGTCGCGATGTCGCTCCTCGCCGGCGAGCTGGGCATCCCGGCGCGCGTGGTGATGGGCTACTACCCCGACGAGAACCAGGAGGGCGACGCGTTCTTCGAGGCGGCCGGTGACGACGTGCACGCGTGGGTCGAGGTCGACTTCGCGGGCGTCGGCTGGCTCGCGTTCGACCCGACGCCTCCCGAGGACCAGGTCCCGAACGACCAGAACACGAAGCCGAGGGTGGACCCGAAGCCGCAGGTGCTTCAGCCGCCCCCGCCGCCGCAGGAGCCGGTCGACCTGCCGCCGACCCTTCCCGACGACCGGGAGTCCGAGGACGAGACGGTGAACCTGGCCGGCATCATCGGCACGATCCTGCTCATCGCGGGCATCTCCCTGGCGATCCTCGCCCTCCTTCTCTCGCCGTTCATCGTGATCGGCGTGTGGAAGGCCGCCAGACGCCGGTCGCGCCGGACGGCAGCGCGCACCGCCGACCGCATCAGCGGCGGCTGGGACGAGCTCACCGACCGCGCCGTCGACTACGGCGCGCGTCTAACGCCGGGCAGCACCCGCACCGAGGAGGCCGCCTCAGTGGTCGCCACCCTCGCCGTCCCTCAGGTGACGTCGCTCGCCGACCGGGCCGACGCCGACGTCTTCGGGCCGACGGATCCGACGCCCGACGACGTCGACGCGTTCTGGCGCGAGGTCGACGAGATCGTCGGCGGACTCGGCGCGGGAGCGGGATTCTGGAAGCGCCTCAGGGCGCGCATCAGCCTCCGCTCGCTCCTCAGCAACACGAGGATGTCGGACGGCGTCCGCACCCTGCGCGACGCGGCGACCGCGCGCATGCGCCGCGAATCGGGCACGATCGGAAGCAGCAGCACGACGCCACCCGCCGCCCCCGAGAGCGAGACCCCATGA
- a CDS encoding RDD family protein — protein MIWEIDEKRSEIEGIDAQGRADPAYAAALGLLRAPFGRRALAALIDAALWLILAIPFLVGAVPLLLKLATGSISAYGFLNHPDFILAAVLAAVSTLLGLIYLVVQLILHGVKGRTIGKALTGIRSVDVRTLAKPRVGRVLVRFLLLIAAGIVPVVGVALMLVSPTFDPERRGRGLHDKAAGMWLVDVRRGLNPYDEKRMRVARKMVKAEPVLGRSALPSLATPTLPGAQPEYRPGSRVSAGILGLAKPHDSRERPSVGLSLATPTVPSAPAEPGQPVLGGYRPHDAAGPEASTSDAATSVVPAPPVAAPAPTPAPTPDPAPAPTPEPAPASAPDPAPSPTQDPAPAPTPEPTPAPAYGLRFDSGQDVPVERPVLIGRNPDPAEHPGAAAVALVDDSRSLSKTHLLARPLADGIEITDWRSTNGSGLVRAGTEYAVVAGTPVQTTVGDVIRLGDRVATVVVLPSRADARP, from the coding sequence ATGATCTGGGAGATCGACGAGAAGCGCTCCGAGATCGAGGGAATCGATGCGCAGGGGCGCGCCGATCCCGCCTACGCCGCGGCGCTCGGTCTGCTCCGCGCGCCGTTCGGCCGGCGGGCGCTCGCCGCCCTGATCGACGCGGCGCTCTGGCTGATCCTCGCCATCCCGTTCCTCGTGGGAGCCGTGCCGCTCCTGCTGAAGCTCGCGACGGGCTCGATCTCGGCCTACGGCTTCCTGAACCACCCCGATTTCATCCTCGCCGCCGTCCTGGCCGCGGTGTCCACCCTGCTCGGCCTGATCTACCTCGTCGTGCAACTGATCCTGCACGGCGTCAAGGGCAGGACCATCGGCAAGGCCCTCACCGGCATCCGCAGCGTCGACGTGCGCACCCTGGCGAAGCCGCGCGTCGGCCGCGTGCTCGTGCGCTTCCTCCTGCTGATCGCCGCGGGCATCGTGCCCGTCGTCGGAGTCGCGCTGATGCTCGTCTCGCCGACGTTCGACCCGGAGCGCCGAGGAAGAGGGCTGCACGACAAGGCCGCCGGGATGTGGCTCGTCGACGTGCGCCGCGGGCTCAACCCCTACGACGAGAAGCGCATGCGCGTCGCGCGCAAGATGGTGAAGGCAGAGCCCGTCCTCGGCCGGTCGGCGCTGCCGTCGCTGGCCACGCCCACTCTGCCCGGCGCACAGCCCGAATACCGTCCCGGCAGCCGGGTCAGCGCGGGCATCCTCGGACTCGCGAAACCGCACGACTCCCGAGAGCGGCCGAGCGTCGGACTCTCGCTCGCGACGCCCACCGTGCCGTCCGCTCCCGCCGAGCCGGGTCAGCCGGTGCTGGGCGGCTACCGGCCGCACGATGCGGCGGGGCCCGAGGCATCGACGTCCGATGCCGCGACGTCGGTGGTCCCCGCTCCGCCGGTCGCCGCGCCGGCGCCGACACCCGCGCCCACGCCGGACCCCGCGCCCGCACCGACGCCGGAGCCAGCGCCCGCTTCCGCACCGGACCCCGCGCCGTCGCCGACGCAGGATCCCGCGCCCGCACCGACGCCCGAGCCGACCCCCGCACCCGCCTACGGCCTGCGCTTCGACTCGGGGCAGGACGTGCCGGTCGAGCGACCCGTGCTGATCGGGCGCAACCCCGACCCGGCCGAGCACCCGGGCGCCGCCGCCGTCGCGCTGGTCGACGACAGTAGGTCGCTCTCGAAGACCCACCTGCTGGCGCGACCGCTGGCCGACGGCATCGAGATCACCGACTGGCGCTCCACGAACGGCTCGGGACTCGTGCGCGCCGGCACCGAGTACGCCGTCGTCGCCGGTACCCCCGTGCAGACCACCGTCGGCGACGTCATCCGGCTCGGCGACAGAGTCGCCACCGTGGTGGTGCTGCCATCGCGCGCCGACGCCCGACCGTGA
- a CDS encoding PP2C family protein-serine/threonine phosphatase produces MRPAALIVSTGAATHTGLRRALNEDSHLATAPVFVVADGMGGHEAGERASAAVIAEFSSSVGRAALELDDVRLALSRARASVEELSASGNGRAGTTLSGVVISAVDGMGYWLAVNIGDSRTYRLADGELEQISVDHSVVQELIDAGELTAEDALADRRRNIITRAIGASSTGDADYWLFPAELGDRIMVCSDGLTSEVPDARIRAVLHSEPDPQRAADVLVEEAVAAGGRDNITVVIVDAVSVASRPGMLLETDDDIDADTRPRETAAGGVR; encoded by the coding sequence ATGAGGCCTGCGGCTCTCATCGTCTCGACCGGAGCGGCGACGCACACGGGGCTTCGGCGTGCGCTGAACGAGGACTCCCATCTGGCGACCGCCCCGGTCTTCGTCGTCGCCGACGGCATGGGCGGCCATGAGGCGGGGGAGCGGGCGAGCGCCGCGGTCATCGCGGAGTTCTCCAGCTCCGTCGGGCGTGCCGCGCTGGAGCTCGACGACGTGCGGCTCGCGCTGTCGCGCGCCCGTGCGAGCGTGGAGGAGCTGTCGGCCTCCGGCAACGGCCGCGCCGGCACGACCCTCAGCGGGGTGGTCATCTCGGCCGTCGACGGCATGGGCTATTGGCTCGCCGTCAACATCGGCGACTCCCGCACCTATCGTCTCGCGGACGGCGAGCTCGAGCAGATCAGCGTCGACCACTCCGTCGTGCAGGAGCTCATCGACGCCGGCGAGCTGACCGCGGAGGACGCCCTCGCCGACCGTCGTCGCAACATCATCACCCGCGCCATCGGCGCCAGCAGCACCGGCGATGCCGACTACTGGCTGTTCCCCGCCGAGCTGGGCGACCGGATCATGGTGTGCTCCGACGGGCTGACGTCGGAGGTGCCCGACGCCCGCATCCGCGCGGTGCTCCACAGCGAGCCCGACCCGCAGCGGGCCGCTGACGTCCTCGTCGAGGAGGCCGTCGCCGCCGGCGGTCGCGACAACATCACCGTGGTCATCGTCGACGCCGTCTCGGTCGCCTCGCGGCCGGGCATGCTCCTGGAGACCGACGACGACATCGATGCGGACACCCGCCCGCGCGAGACCGCAGCAGGAGGAGTGCGCTGA
- a CDS encoding FHA domain-containing protein produces MQTTYRSGDWYVIVLPGGLVALPPDASADVVTGMWERMPHQPALATVLDVLASQAGGMLASLPPFAAVISEGDDVRIAVRGDAVVRVGTASGVREFSGADASTWNERFVTGATRVELTMDAAAQGPALPVRSAVVRAADVMAKLGSDSVVHDAPVVHDAPVVADVPIPEAASVVEAVPVVEAVPVVERDAESVPSPEVEPEAGDEPALELEPAPEPEPEPAAPAPAPEPEPVAAPEPAPEPVPEPDPVPALEPVIDAAPTAEDAPALPEPSELTLAPPSDDSDQLWGATVHSVPGVAVPPLPPLPAAPLAGDHDGETISAAQLRAVRPQPTGDDTPTAVLPVVTAATGRIRVSTGQVVTLDRTVVIGRRPRSTRASGANMPHLIAVDSPEQDISRSHLEIRPEGDTVVVIDLHTTNGSTLLRPGADPVRLHPGEQTLVLSDDVVDLGDGVTVAFEGLP; encoded by the coding sequence ATGCAGACGACCTACCGATCCGGAGACTGGTACGTCATCGTGCTCCCCGGCGGCCTGGTGGCACTGCCGCCGGATGCGTCGGCGGACGTCGTGACGGGCATGTGGGAGCGGATGCCGCACCAGCCCGCCCTCGCGACGGTGCTCGACGTGCTCGCCTCACAGGCGGGCGGGATGCTGGCATCCCTGCCGCCGTTCGCCGCCGTGATCTCCGAGGGCGACGACGTCCGCATCGCCGTCCGCGGCGACGCCGTCGTGCGCGTGGGCACCGCCTCGGGCGTGCGGGAGTTCTCCGGAGCCGACGCGTCGACTTGGAACGAGCGCTTCGTGACCGGCGCGACCCGCGTCGAGCTGACGATGGATGCCGCGGCCCAGGGTCCCGCCCTGCCGGTGCGCAGTGCGGTCGTCCGCGCGGCAGACGTGATGGCGAAGCTCGGGTCGGATTCCGTGGTCCACGACGCGCCGGTGGTCCACGACGCGCCGGTGGTCGCGGACGTGCCGATCCCTGAAGCCGCTTCCGTCGTCGAGGCTGTGCCGGTGGTCGAGGCTGTGCCGGTGGTCGAGCGGGATGCCGAGTCGGTGCCTTCACCGGAGGTCGAGCCGGAGGCCGGTGACGAGCCCGCGCTCGAGCTGGAGCCCGCGCCCGAACCCGAGCCGGAGCCCGCCGCGCCTGCGCCCGCCCCCGAGCCGGAGCCCGTTGCCGCCCCCGAGCCCGCCCCCGAGCCTGTTCCCGAGCCGGACCCTGTTCCCGCCCTCGAGCCGGTCATCGACGCCGCCCCGACGGCCGAGGACGCACCCGCCCTCCCCGAGCCGAGCGAGCTGACCCTCGCCCCGCCGAGCGACGACTCCGACCAGCTCTGGGGAGCCACGGTGCATTCCGTCCCCGGCGTGGCGGTGCCGCCCCTGCCGCCCCTGCCGGCGGCGCCGCTCGCCGGCGATCACGACGGCGAGACGATCTCGGCGGCGCAGCTGCGGGCCGTGCGCCCTCAGCCGACCGGTGACGACACCCCCACCGCCGTGCTCCCTGTCGTGACGGCGGCCACCGGCCGCATCCGCGTCTCCACTGGCCAGGTCGTCACGCTCGACCGCACCGTGGTGATCGGCCGCCGGCCGCGCTCGACGAGGGCGAGCGGTGCCAACATGCCGCACCTGATCGCCGTCGACAGTCCCGAGCAGGACATCTCCCGCAGTCACCTCGAGATCCGTCCCGAGGGCGACACCGTGGTGGTCATCGACCTGCACACCACCAACGGCTCGACGCTGCTGCGGCCGGGTGCCGATCCCGTGCGCCTGCACCCCGGGGAGCAGACCCTCGTGCTGTCCGATGACGTGGTCGACCTCGGTGACGGCGTCACGGTCGCCTTCGAGGGACTTCCGTGA
- a CDS encoding serine/threonine-protein kinase, with amino-acid sequence MSRPPSPPPELPGFRYLEPLGTGGFADVFLYEQQMPRREVAVKVLLADRLTGGAAQEFADEANVMAMLSTHPAIVTIYQAGVAGDGRPYLVMEYCPRPNLQLRARKETFSVAEALRVGVQVAGAVETAHRAGVLHRDIKPANILVTAYNRPALTDFGIASTTGATSEAAGMSIPWSPPESFAEPPRSGPRTDVWALGATLFTLLAGRSPFERPGERNSSADLIERIERAAVPSLNRPDAPDSLQRVLDRAMAKNPDDRYPSAVAFARALQKVQIELSHSVTPIDIVDDHPPAEDLDDDNDGLTRVREIVSIDPDAAALTRPSATTERKPSSPVGPAVPRFDPPPPSAPDEATQIRTSSAPPDPAPSTADDRTIARPPTVVAPQPAPSPVPAEPAAATAAARPARKGLWIGLSAAAAVVVVIGAFIGVNTLAAGIDSTPVASPTAEPQDVVTDFVPKVAELTGTRQGEQTVFTWVNRDPQDGDTFIWNVVDVSGAVDTQQSANAVAQVPASSGTTCIDVMLRREDGRVSEPVRGCVDG; translated from the coding sequence GTGAGCCGTCCCCCCTCCCCGCCGCCGGAGCTGCCCGGCTTCCGCTACCTGGAGCCTCTCGGCACGGGTGGCTTCGCCGACGTGTTCCTGTACGAGCAGCAGATGCCGCGGCGAGAGGTCGCGGTCAAGGTGCTGCTCGCCGACCGCCTCACCGGCGGTGCGGCCCAGGAGTTCGCCGACGAGGCGAACGTCATGGCGATGCTGTCGACGCACCCCGCGATCGTCACGATCTACCAGGCGGGGGTGGCCGGCGACGGCCGTCCGTACCTCGTCATGGAGTACTGCCCGCGGCCGAACCTGCAGCTGCGCGCGCGCAAGGAGACGTTCTCCGTCGCCGAGGCGCTGCGCGTCGGCGTGCAGGTGGCGGGAGCCGTCGAGACCGCCCACCGCGCCGGCGTGCTCCACCGCGACATCAAGCCGGCGAACATCCTCGTCACCGCCTACAACCGCCCTGCGCTGACCGACTTCGGAATCGCCTCGACGACCGGCGCCACGAGCGAGGCCGCCGGCATGTCGATCCCGTGGTCGCCGCCGGAGTCCTTCGCCGAGCCGCCCCGCAGCGGGCCGCGGACGGATGTCTGGGCTCTCGGCGCCACCCTGTTCACGCTGCTCGCGGGTCGGTCGCCGTTCGAGCGACCGGGGGAGCGCAACTCCAGCGCCGACCTCATCGAGCGGATCGAGCGCGCCGCCGTCCCGTCGCTGAACCGCCCCGACGCACCCGACAGCCTCCAGCGGGTGCTCGACCGCGCCATGGCGAAGAACCCCGACGACCGCTATCCCAGCGCCGTCGCCTTCGCCCGGGCGCTCCAGAAGGTGCAGATCGAGCTCTCGCACTCGGTCACCCCCATCGACATCGTCGACGACCACCCGCCGGCCGAAGACCTCGACGACGACAACGACGGTCTCACCCGCGTGCGCGAGATCGTCAGCATCGATCCGGATGCCGCGGCTCTCACCCGTCCGTCCGCCACCACGGAGCGCAAGCCGTCGTCGCCGGTGGGGCCTGCCGTTCCGCGCTTCGATCCCCCACCGCCCTCCGCGCCCGACGAGGCCACCCAGATCCGCACGTCGTCGGCACCGCCCGACCCCGCGCCGTCGACGGCGGACGACCGCACGATCGCCCGGCCGCCGACGGTCGTCGCGCCGCAGCCGGCCCCGTCGCCCGTCCCGGCCGAGCCCGCGGCCGCGACGGCCGCTGCCCGTCCCGCACGGAAGGGCCTGTGGATCGGCCTGTCCGCCGCGGCCGCGGTCGTGGTCGTCATCGGGGCCTTCATCGGCGTCAACACGCTCGCCGCCGGCATCGACAGCACGCCCGTGGCGAGCCCGACCGCGGAGCCGCAGGATGTGGTGACCGATTTCGTCCCCAAGGTGGCGGAGCTCACCGGCACGCGCCAGGGCGAGCAGACCGTCTTCACGTGGGTCAACCGCGACCCGCAGGATGGCGACACCTTCATCTGGAACGTCGTGGACGTCTCCGGTGCGGTCGACACGCAGCAGTCTGCGAACGCCGTGGCCCAGGTGCCGGCGAGCTCGGGCACGACCTGCATCGATGTGATGCTGCGGCGAGAGGACGGGCGAGTGTCCGAGCCCGTCCGGGGGTGCGTCGACGGATGA
- a CDS encoding RDD family protein yields MTEPAAVTIAPISRRAIGYLIDAVISAGLAIVIYGIVVVMATLAGADGMLGTLLVGAPVASALLLIWFLVYTLMQSRSGSIGMRAQGLRLVRARDEAPLGFGRALLRNVVFGLACSIVVGYLTPLFDGSGRFQGWHDRASGALMTDARATGPGSVPARRSKAAPTATGAVVAAAAPSPAAAAGTPAVATAAPAAPAVPPLPPRPPVTEPRPVSPQPSSSVPDGAEPLIAFVPGITHDHAPGTAPQVAVATPAASGTPAPQHPLDRGGDVAELDATVVGQRVAAEAPPAPFVDAPPAHLVDAPPVPAPAAPEAPAAPAGAREVEPLEDTRISIPGHRLVFTWDDGTRVSVSRLTVFGRNPAPQDGAVIVPVRDETLSLSKTHFEAAAETSGGWVMDRHSTNGMTLVRDGQRIACPAGQRVPVRLGDAIEIGDRIVTIGGYA; encoded by the coding sequence ATGACGGAGCCCGCAGCCGTGACGATCGCCCCGATCTCCCGACGCGCGATCGGCTACCTCATCGACGCCGTGATCTCGGCCGGTCTGGCGATCGTGATCTACGGGATCGTCGTGGTGATGGCGACGCTCGCGGGAGCGGACGGGATGCTGGGTACGCTCCTCGTCGGAGCGCCGGTCGCCTCCGCGCTGCTGCTCATCTGGTTCCTCGTCTACACGCTCATGCAGTCGCGCTCCGGGTCGATCGGCATGCGCGCGCAGGGGCTGCGCCTGGTCCGCGCCCGCGACGAAGCTCCGCTCGGCTTCGGCCGGGCCCTGCTGCGCAACGTCGTGTTCGGGCTCGCATGCTCGATCGTCGTCGGCTACCTCACCCCGCTGTTCGACGGCTCCGGCCGCTTCCAGGGCTGGCACGACCGCGCGTCCGGTGCGCTCATGACGGATGCCCGCGCCACCGGCCCCGGGTCGGTTCCGGCGCGGCGCTCGAAGGCCGCGCCGACGGCCACGGGTGCCGTCGTCGCTGCTGCGGCGCCGTCCCCCGCCGCAGCGGCGGGAACGCCCGCCGTCGCCACGGCGGCGCCGGCTGCGCCCGCCGTCCCGCCGCTTCCTCCCCGCCCCCCGGTCACGGAGCCCCGCCCGGTGTCGCCGCAGCCCTCCTCGTCCGTGCCCGACGGCGCCGAGCCGCTCATCGCGTTCGTGCCCGGCATCACGCACGACCACGCACCCGGGACCGCGCCGCAGGTCGCCGTCGCGACGCCTGCCGCGTCGGGCACGCCGGCGCCGCAGCATCCGCTCGATCGGGGTGGCGATGTCGCAGAGCTCGACGCGACCGTCGTCGGACAGCGCGTCGCGGCCGAGGCTCCGCCGGCGCCTTTCGTCGATGCGCCGCCGGCACACCTCGTCGACGCTCCGCCTGTGCCCGCGCCTGCCGCCCCCGAGGCTCCCGCCGCCCCGGCCGGCGCCCGCGAGGTCGAGCCCCTCGAGGACACGAGGATCAGCATCCCCGGTCACCGCCTCGTCTTCACCTGGGACGACGGCACGCGCGTGTCGGTCTCCCGGCTCACGGTCTTCGGCCGCAATCCCGCGCCCCAGGACGGCGCCGTGATCGTGCCCGTCCGCGACGAGACGCTCTCCCTGTCGAAGACGCACTTCGAGGCGGCGGCGGAGACGTCCGGCGGCTGGGTCATGGACCGGCACTCCACGAACGGCATGACGCTCGTCCGCGACGGGCAGCGGATCGCCTGCCCGGCCGGTCAGCGGGTGCCCGTCCGGCTCGGCGACGCGATCGAGATCGGCGACCGCATCGTCACGATCGGAGGCTACGCATGA
- a CDS encoding DUF58 domain-containing protein, with the protein MVAEALPAQGDRDAGWRDVAALLGARALTRLRIIGSVIRPLAWVLAGIAVGSWVVGQIMGWRELIVVAIILAVTLAVCALFLIGRTAYDVSLDLARTRVVVGERAVGALTLANRGTRAILPSRIVLPVGSGRGEFGIQRLAPGEEAEELFAIPTQKRGVVKVGPVSVVRGDPLGLFERAHRRDEPVDLFVHPRTVAFGGQSLGYLRDLEGLPAADLSRDDVSFHALLEYQPGDDLRHVHWRSTARTGTMMVRQFEETRRSHFVIGLSRSSADYTSADDLELGISAAGSIGLRALRDSQRVDMRVQGRELPAATGKQLLDSLSAVETSKPREGGIADLAGTVAAAMPLASVVVLVCGSTVSSDDLRLACSRLPFGARALAVIADTRVDSPALRRIGDADVITIGALEQIPLALQKVLA; encoded by the coding sequence ATGGTCGCGGAGGCACTGCCGGCGCAGGGGGATCGCGACGCCGGATGGCGTGACGTCGCGGCGCTCCTCGGCGCGCGCGCGCTGACGCGCCTCCGCATCATCGGCTCGGTCATCCGTCCGCTCGCGTGGGTGCTCGCGGGGATCGCCGTCGGCTCGTGGGTCGTCGGCCAGATCATGGGATGGCGCGAGCTCATCGTGGTCGCCATCATCCTGGCCGTGACGCTCGCGGTCTGCGCGCTGTTCCTCATCGGCCGGACGGCGTACGACGTCTCGCTGGACCTCGCCCGCACGCGCGTGGTCGTGGGCGAGCGCGCGGTCGGCGCGCTCACCCTGGCCAACCGCGGGACGCGCGCGATCCTGCCGTCGCGCATCGTGCTGCCCGTCGGATCCGGCCGCGGAGAATTCGGCATCCAGCGCCTCGCGCCGGGGGAGGAGGCCGAGGAGCTCTTCGCCATCCCGACGCAGAAGCGGGGTGTGGTGAAGGTCGGCCCGGTGAGCGTCGTGCGCGGTGACCCCCTCGGCCTCTTCGAGCGGGCTCATCGTCGCGACGAACCCGTCGACCTCTTCGTGCACCCCCGCACCGTCGCCTTCGGCGGTCAGTCGCTCGGCTACCTCCGCGACCTCGAGGGTCTGCCGGCCGCCGACCTGTCGCGCGACGACGTCTCCTTCCACGCCCTGCTGGAGTACCAGCCCGGCGACGACCTCCGCCACGTCCACTGGCGGTCGACGGCGCGCACCGGCACCATGATGGTCCGGCAGTTCGAGGAGACCCGCCGCTCCCACTTCGTCATCGGACTGTCGCGCTCGAGTGCCGACTACACCTCCGCCGACGACCTCGAGCTCGGCATCTCGGCCGCGGGCTCCATCGGCCTGCGGGCGCTGCGCGACTCGCAGCGCGTCGACATGCGCGTGCAGGGCCGCGAGCTGCCGGCCGCCACCGGCAAGCAGCTGCTCGACTCGCTGTCCGCCGTCGAGACCAGCAAGCCCCGCGAGGGCGGCATCGCCGACCTCGCGGGCACGGTCGCGGCCGCGATGCCGCTCGCGAGCGTGGTCGTGCTCGTCTGCGGATCGACCGTGTCGTCGGACGACCTGCGCCTCGCGTGCTCCCGCCTGCCGTTCGGCGCCCGCGCCCTGGCCGTCATCGCCGACACGCGGGTGGATTCGCCCGCCCTGCGCCGCATCGGCGACGCCGACGTGATCACGATCGGCGCCCTCGAGCAGATCCCGCTCGCCCTCCAGAAGGTGCTCGCATGA